In Methanobrevibacter sp., one DNA window encodes the following:
- a CDS encoding 30S ribosomal protein S8e, whose product MAISQGKSTRSPSGARNVANRGKRKAELGRDPAETRLDEKRLRKIRTRGGNEKLRLATGNKINVTDANGKTQVVDILGVIENTANPNYVRRNIITKGAIVETPEGNAKVTSRPGQDGVINGILI is encoded by the coding sequence ATGGCAATTTCTCAAGGAAAATCAACTAGAAGTCCATCCGGTGCAAGAAATGTTGCAAACCGTGGAAAAAGAAAAGCTGAGTTAGGAAGAGACCCAGCAGAAACTAGATTAGATGAAAAAAGATTAAGAAAAATCAGAACCCGTGGTGGAAACGAAAAACTCAGATTAGCTACAGGTAATAAAATCAATGTTACTGATGCTAACGGTAAAACCCAAGTTGTTGACATTTTAGGAGTAATCGAAAACACTGCAAACCCTAACTACGTAAGAAGGAACATTATTACCAAAGGGGCTATTGTAGAAACTCCTGAAGGTAATGCTAAAGTAACATCTAGACCTGGTCAAGACGGTGTTATTAACGGAATTTTAATTTAA
- a CDS encoding DNA polymerase domain-containing protein produces the protein MVQETKEQLELEAEIKAQAQKFLKYLNSTLPESMELEYEGFYRRGFFVSKKRYAVIEDGEIIAKGLELVRRDWAPIVKQTQEAVLMAILKEGDSDKAISEVKKVLKRLRKGEVENKELIIHTQITKPLNQYKQVGPHVVAAQRIEEHGIKVSRGTIIQYIIVKGKGSISQRAMPYEYSEGYDYDKDYYINNQLIPAVERIMYSFGYTKKDLQDMAVGEVQQSLDAFF, from the coding sequence ATGGTTCAGGAGACAAAAGAACAGTTAGAACTTGAAGCAGAAATTAAAGCACAGGCTCAAAAATTCTTAAAGTATCTTAATTCAACTTTACCTGAAAGCATGGAGTTAGAATACGAAGGATTTTACAGAAGAGGATTCTTTGTAAGCAAAAAAAGATATGCTGTAATCGAAGATGGAGAGATTATAGCAAAAGGATTGGAGTTAGTCAGAAGAGACTGGGCACCTATCGTAAAACAAACCCAAGAAGCAGTACTGATGGCTATTTTAAAAGAAGGAGACTCAGATAAAGCTATCAGTGAAGTTAAAAAAGTCCTAAAAAGACTTAGAAAAGGGGAAGTTGAAAATAAAGAACTTATTATCCACACCCAAATAACAAAACCATTAAACCAATACAAACAGGTTGGCCCCCATGTTGTTGCAGCTCAAAGAATAGAAGAACATGGTATTAAAGTATCCAGAGGCACCATCATCCAATACATCATCGTCAAAGGAAAAGGTTCAATCAGCCAGAGGGCAATGCCTTATGAATACAGTGAAGGATATGATTATGATAAAGACTATTATATCAACAATCAGTTGATACCTGCTGTTGAAAGAATTATGTATTCATTCGGATATACTAAAAAGGACCTGCAAGACATGGCAGTTGGCGAGGTTCAACAAAGTCTTGATGCATTTTTCTAA
- the hypE gene encoding hydrogenase expression/formation protein HypE, producing MSDDKISMNHGAGGEVMANLIASTVLDNITKKSVNGGISLDDLDDGASIPMGDYEIVLTTDGHTIDPLFFPGGDIGRISAAGTINDVSVMGAQPLAISNAIIMQEGFPIEDLDKIIKSLNETCEEVDVAVITGDTKVMPQDKLDGIVMVTTGIGIAKKGEVVRDSGLEVGDKIIITGSLGDHGMSLMSFREGFGFDTDLKSDVAPMWNIIKKALEIGGVTAMKDPTRGGFANAINEMASKAGVGVVLEQEAIPIKEEVHAVSEMLGIDPFEVANEGKVVMGVKADKAEEILEAIKSEKYGENAAIIGEVVEGDYVVVNTPIGGERILEAPIADPVPRVC from the coding sequence ATGTCAGACGATAAAATTAGTATGAATCATGGTGCTGGTGGAGAAGTAATGGCTAATTTAATTGCCAGCACAGTTTTAGATAATATCACTAAAAAAAGTGTTAATGGTGGTATTAGCTTAGATGACTTAGATGATGGTGCATCTATCCCAATGGGAGATTATGAAATTGTTTTAACTACTGATGGTCATACTATTGATCCTTTGTTTTTCCCAGGAGGAGACATTGGTAGGATTTCAGCTGCAGGAACAATCAATGATGTTTCTGTAATGGGTGCTCAACCGTTGGCTATTTCTAATGCTATAATCATGCAGGAAGGTTTTCCTATTGAAGATTTGGACAAAATCATCAAATCTTTAAATGAAACTTGTGAAGAAGTTGATGTTGCAGTAATTACTGGTGATACAAAAGTCATGCCTCAAGACAAGCTTGACGGTATTGTTATGGTTACAACAGGAATTGGAATAGCTAAAAAAGGTGAAGTGGTCCGTGATTCTGGTCTTGAAGTAGGTGATAAAATTATTATCACAGGCAGTCTCGGAGACCATGGTATGAGTTTAATGTCATTTAGGGAAGGATTCGGTTTTGATACTGATTTGAAATCAGATGTTGCTCCTATGTGGAATATAATTAAAAAAGCTTTAGAAATTGGTGGAGTTACTGCTATGAAAGACCCAACTCGTGGGGGCTTTGCTAATGCAATCAATGAAATGGCTTCAAAAGCAGGTGTTGGCGTGGTTCTTGAACAGGAAGCGATTCCTATCAAAGAGGAAGTTCATGCAGTATCTGAAATGTTAGGTATTGATCCATTTGAAGTAGCTAATGAAGGAAAAGTGGTTATGGGTGTTAAGGCAGATAAGGCTGAAGAAATCCTTGAAGCTATCAAAAGCGAAAAATATGGTGAAAATGCAGCAATCATTGGTGAAGTTGTTGAAGGAGATTATGTTGTTGTAAACACTCCGATTGGTGGTGAAAGAATTCTTGAAGCACCGATAGCTGATCCGGTTCCTAGAGTTTGTTGA
- a CDS encoding TIGR02253 family HAD-type hydrolase, producing MIQNDDDRVVFFDVDGTLLDTSDFAETARKAAIGLMVDNGLPLDKDEAYGVLKTIIREKGSNYGKHFNVLTQVVLGHEDPMLVALGMITYHNVKMALLRPFPETIETLIYLKSQGYRLAVISNGITIKQWEKLVRLNIHSFFDEVITSEEVGKNKPNKLIYDVALRKMKGNPEKSVMIGNKFKEDALGAVNAGMSAILLNSDITEEDRDYIKQEKLDITLIDNIGDVNTIL from the coding sequence ATGATTCAAAATGATGATGACCGTGTTGTATTTTTTGATGTAGATGGCACACTGCTTGACACATCCGACTTTGCAGAAACTGCAAGAAAAGCAGCTATAGGATTAATGGTAGATAATGGATTGCCACTTGATAAAGATGAAGCATATGGTGTATTAAAAACTATTATCCGTGAAAAAGGATCAAATTATGGAAAACATTTCAATGTTTTGACCCAGGTTGTTTTAGGCCACGAAGACCCCATGCTTGTAGCACTTGGAATGATTACCTACCACAATGTTAAAATGGCACTTTTAAGACCGTTTCCAGAAACCATTGAAACATTAATTTATCTTAAAAGTCAAGGATACCGTTTGGCAGTTATATCCAATGGAATAACCATCAAACAATGGGAAAAATTAGTAAGACTCAACATCCATTCATTTTTCGATGAAGTGATTACATCCGAAGAAGTGGGCAAAAACAAACCAAATAAACTGATATATGATGTGGCACTTAGAAAAATGAAAGGAAATCCTGAAAAGTCAGTGATGATAGGAAATAAATTTAAAGAAGATGCATTAGGAGCAGTCAATGCCGGAATGAGTGCAATTCTTCTAAATTCAGATATCACTGAAGAAGACAGGGATTATATTAAACAAGAAAAATTAGATATAACCCTTATTGACAATATTGGTGATGTAAATACAATTTTATAA
- a CDS encoding RDD family protein produces the protein MATVFTRRVIAYVIDFFVVSAIMWILSYFLFAIVGAKNIYQVYQFLPVIVPILIMVYFVLTEKLFAASVGKSLMYLEVKSSNGADISWIQAIVRNLTKIYWVPIIFDWIIGKILRTDRLFNSITRTTVVNDRY, from the coding sequence ATGGCTACTGTATTTACAAGAAGAGTAATTGCATATGTTATTGATTTTTTTGTGGTTTCAGCAATAATGTGGATTTTATCATATTTCCTGTTTGCTATTGTTGGTGCAAAAAATATTTATCAAGTTTATCAGTTTTTACCGGTTATAGTTCCAATTTTAATCATGGTTTACTTTGTATTAACTGAAAAGCTTTTTGCAGCCAGTGTCGGTAAATCATTAATGTATTTGGAAGTTAAATCAAGCAATGGTGCAGATATTTCATGGATACAAGCTATTGTTCGTAATTTAACTAAAATATATTGGGTTCCAATTATATTTGATTGGATTATCGGTAAGATTTTACGCACTGACAGATTATTTAATTCAATTACAAGAACTACCGTTGTTAATGATAGGTATTAA